The Rattus norvegicus strain BN/NHsdMcwi chromosome 9, GRCr8, whole genome shotgun sequence genome contains the following window.
GTCATTTGTTCTGTGCACAGGCCATGGTGACGAATACCTCAGATGCGTCGAGGAACACAGCAACACCTTCATtcaactggagagatggttcacagCTTCAGGCCAGACTCGAGTCACAGTGGTGGGACCATTCAGATCAAAGCACTGGTTGGTGGATATGATTTGGAACCTGTGTAACCAGGAAGCTTGCCACAGGGCCCGAGGTAGGTGCTCTTGGCTGTCCCGTCATAGTTGTCTGCCATCATAAATGGTCACTGAGCCTCCCAAGAGTGTCGTTGTCCAAATGCTCCTCGAAATCCATTCAAAGGGAAACAGGTTGGAAACAAGTTCCAAGCCTTTTTTACTGCACGAAGCACTTAAGCACTTGGGCAGTATGAGTAAGTAACCTAACAAAACATGGGCTTGGCTGATGTCTCCCACTACCCTGTTTCCTAGGGAGTCTTGGTCCCTCCATTTACCACTGGTTTGTTTCCTCCCCAGGCCAAGAGATGTTGGATCTTGTCCGGAAGCAGCCTCTAACCAGAGCTCACTTGGATGCCTCCCTCACAGTGCAGGCACGTGATATCAAGGATTTAGTCACCACCTGGGACTGATCTACCCTGGGAAACAAGAATGTGACAGTTTTGACCAGCCTTTAAGATGAACTAAAGGGACATGGCATGGTGCACTATCCTGAGGGAAGACTCGGGTGCAAGTATCTGAGGGACATCTCCCAAGCATAAGGCTTTTCTGTAATGGCAAATGTGCAATAAAACAATGCCTTGCATGTGTTAatctctccttgtctctcctgTCCAATCCAGTATCTCTTTGCAAGTTGTGTCCCTAGGTCTGGGCAGACTACACTGTCTCCTAGGAACCTAGCCTAATGGGAAAGGGCCAGAAACAAGATACAAACGGCTTGCCTTATTTTCATATGCTGAAAACACAGGTTCTGCAGACCAACCTTCTCAGAAGGCTTGAGAGTCTCTTAGCTTGAAAAGAAGAGTAGGAAAGAGTTGAGCGTGGAGTCTAGATGGAAATATATGCTTGGAAGTAGGCAGGGTG
Protein-coding sequences here:
- the Khdc1b gene encoding KH homology domain-containing protein 1-like, whose amino-acid sequence is MDAANENSWWMIPENFESPFVFFIDEDQEQHIFGHGDEYLRCVEEHSNTFIQLERWFTASGQTRVTVVGPFRSKHWLVDMIWNLCNQEACHRARGQEMLDLVRKQPLTRAHLDASLTVQARDIKDLVTTWD